One segment of Campylobacter hominis ATCC BAA-381 DNA contains the following:
- the ppa gene encoding inorganic diphosphatase, giving the protein MDVKKIKSGENPKKVNAVIEIPYGSNIKYELDKDSGAVVVDRVLYSAMFYPANYGFVPSTLAADGDPADILVLNEYPLQAGSVIACRLIGVLVMEDEAGMDEKLLAVPVSKIDPRYDNIKSIDDLPKATLNKIKNFFETYKTLEPGKWVKVKDFADAKKAEEILEKAIKNYK; this is encoded by the coding sequence ATGGATGTAAAAAAAATAAAATCAGGTGAAAATCCAAAAAAAGTTAATGCCGTAATTGAAATTCCTTACGGTTCAAATATCAAATATGAGCTTGACAAAGATAGCGGCGCTGTAGTAGTTGATCGCGTGCTATATTCTGCGATGTTTTATCCTGCGAATTACGGTTTTGTGCCGAGTACATTGGCAGCTGACGGCGATCCTGCTGATATACTTGTGCTAAATGAATATCCTCTCCAAGCAGGAAGTGTTATAGCATGCAGGCTTATCGGTGTTTTGGTTATGGAAGATGAAGCTGGAATGGACGAAAAACTTCTAGCTGTGCCTGTCAGCAAAATAGATCCAAGATACGACAACATAAAGTCAATTGATGATTTACCAAAAGCGACTCTGAATAAAATCAAAAATTTCTTTGAAACTTACAAAACACTTGAACCTGGAAAATGGGTAAAAGTAAAAGATTTCGCAGATGCGAAAAAAGCCGAAGAAATTCTGGAAAAAGCTATCAAAAACTATAAATAA
- a CDS encoding adenylate kinase — protein MKNLFLIIGAPGSGKTTDAGCIAQMNQSVAHYSTGDLLRAEVAKDSELGKKIDKIISGGNLVPLEIVINTITSAIHACEKDFIIIDGYPRSVEQMTELDKVLANEYDINLSAVIEVNVSEEVAKERVLGRARGADDNEEVFYNRMKVFVEPIEEIRKFYNEKGIFHSINGERTIEEIVTDINAIIVKKIVQG, from the coding sequence ATGAAAAATTTATTTTTAATTATAGGAGCTCCTGGTAGCGGTAAAACTACAGATGCCGGATGTATCGCGCAAATGAATCAAAGCGTGGCGCACTATTCAACCGGTGATCTATTAAGAGCCGAAGTCGCAAAAGACAGCGAACTTGGCAAAAAAATAGACAAAATCATTTCAGGCGGAAATTTAGTACCGCTTGAAATTGTTATAAACACGATAACATCTGCAATTCACGCTTGCGAAAAAGATTTTATCATAATTGACGGCTATCCAAGAAGCGTAGAACAAATGACCGAACTTGATAAAGTTTTAGCAAATGAATATGATATAAACTTAAGCGCTGTTATAGAAGTAAATGTAAGCGAAGAAGTCGCAAAAGAGCGCGTTTTAGGTCGTGCAAGAGGAGCTGATGACAACGAAGAAGTTTTTTATAACAGAATGAAAGTTTTCGTTGAACCGATTGAAGAAATTCGCAAATTTTACAACGAAAAAGGCATTTTTCATAGTATAAACGGTGAGCGAACGATAGAAGAAATAGTTACCGACATCAACGCAATCATAGTTAAAAAAATAGTTCAAGGATAA